cttgatcagaactcctgtcttgctgtcatccctcgcgtctcttgtcccttcattcctccccgcCTAGGTTCGCCGCCCTCCTTGATGTTCTGCCGGtggggacatttggcgcccaacATGTGCTCGAGCCTTTGACGGAGGGGGGAACGCCATCCTCTGGGGAGACTTGGCCAAGCGGAGTTCGCGATTGCCTCCGCAGACACCACCGAgagagagacagatccaggaggagagtgaggatgACGCacggtgagtgacccaccatgggacaagcagtctcgtcacatgatttgtttttgtcaggcctcaaggaggccctcaagacacggggggcgcatgttaagaaaaaggacttaaacttattcttttcatacatagaagatttgtgtccatggtttccccttgaagggaccattgatgataaaagatggcttagagtaggagactgtttaaaagattattatgaatcctttggcccagaaaaggtgcctgttaccaccttttcttactggaacttaattaatgaaattcttaaaagttcaccCTTTGACAATGGTACCTTAAAACTTGTCAGGATTGGGGAAGAGGCTATGCAAAAGACCTCTCGTCCCCCCTCGGCATGCCCTTCAGTTAGTATAGACATAAAtccttctcagtctccccaggaccctgggaaccTTCCTGGTCCCCCTCAAAATCCCACCCTAATAAATAAGGCCCCAAAGGTTGCCAACCACCTTTATCCAGTTTTAAATCCTGGAGACACATTGACCCCTGAAGAGGAGGCTACCTTGGAGGAGGAAGCAGCTTGCTACCATTCAGAAGACCCGCCACATCTCAGGACCCTGCCACAGCCTATAGGACTTACAAAGCCACCCCCCTCCTATATCCCTCCTGCCTTTTGTGCTCTGGCCCTTCAGGGGCCAACTGCCCCCCCCAGATATTTTTTCTCCACTTCCCTTACCTAACCTGGCTCCCTTGCGCGAGTCTCTCCAACATAGACGAGAACAGatccaacttttaaaagaattaagatccCTTGACTCTGAGCTCCGCTCATTAGCCCTAGGCATGGAGTCAACACAAGCTGGCCCAAGGCGGTCTAATACAAAGGCTAAGCCGCGCCATCCGCCTGTTCTTGCCTTCCCAGACACCCGCAGTCAGACAGATAAGCCCGCCCAGACTGAGGACAAAGACTTAGAGGAGGATCAAGAGGAGGAAGCGGGGGACGGACAAGAGGAAGACCAAGACTCAGAGGATGAGGAGCCCACTTCTAGGCAGGAAGGAACTCAGGGTGCCTACAAGAAATTAAGCCTGCgttttcttgaaaaacttaaaaaggcttgTGTTCACTATGGCCCCACTGCGCCTTATACATTGGCTTTATTAGAAAGCCAAAGCGCACAATGGCTTACTCCTAATGATTGGAAATTTTTGGCCCGAGCTACCCTCAGTGCTGGAGACTTCCTGTTATGGAATGCAGATTTCAAAGAGCACTGTCGGGAAACtgttcaaaaaaatttaacaaaggcCTCCTCTAAATCCTGGACTTATGTTAAGCTAGTGGGCAATGCACCTTTTGACACTAACGCTAAACAGGCGCGTTTCCCTGCTGGACTTTTGGCACAGATTCAGATGGCTGGCTTACATGCTTGGAGACACCTCCCTCAAAAGGGCTCGGCTACCACTTCCCTGGCAAAAATTCGACAAGGGCCTGATGAGCCTTATAGCGACTTTGTTGCACGGCTCAACCTAGCCGCGGAACGCCTGCTTGGACCAAGCGAAAGCGAAAGCACCTTTGTAAAACATCTTGCCTTTGAAAATGCCAACCCGGCATGTCAGGATGTTCTTCGACCACATAAGGATAAAGGGGAACTTTCTGACTTTATTAGACTCTGTGCCGGGGTGGGAGCAGCCCATGCCATGGGTCTCGCCATAGGTGCCGCCTTTACCAAGGCCTTTCGCAATCCTGGCTCACGTACTTGCTTTACTTGTAAGCAACTTGGCCATTTTGCACGCGAGTGCCCAACAGGCAAACAGGGCCTAGGGACAACGTCTTCTCAAACTGGGGCTAAACCACCTCCAGCCACCCTTTGCCCTAGATGTGGTAAAGGTCGTCACTGGGCCAATGAGTGTAGATCTAAAACAAATGCCCTTGGACAGCCTATTTCTTCCCGCTTCTCGGGAAACTCCTTTCACGGCCAGCCCCTGGCCCCGACCTCCCCCAGGGGAGGACAAACCCAGGGGCAATAAAGTTTGTCCCCTCCCAGACTCCCAACCTAGTTCAAAATCCTTCTCCACAATTGCCTCCCTCCAACGGGCCACCCCAGGCAGCGCAGGACTGGACCTCTGTGCCGCCACCGATACAATACTAGACTCCATGCAAGGGCCCCAAATAATACCCACTGGAATTATGGGTCCCCCTCCATCTCATATGTGTGCCCTTATTCTTGGAAGAGCCTCTACTACCTTACAAGGTGTTCAGGTCTTCCCTGGCATTATTGATAATGATTtcactggagaaataaaaatactggccACAGCTATTAATGGAGTTGCGGCCATCCCAGCAGGAACGAAACTTGCACAATTAATACTCCTTCCCTTAAATTCAGGAGGCACTTCCACTGCCCAGACCCTACCGCGGGGGACTGCCTCCTTGGGCTCCTCTGATGTGTATTGGGTTCAGCCTATTTCTCACAATAGACCCACCCTTACCCTACTTATTGAAGGAAAGGAATTCCAAGGAATCCTAGATTCTGGTGCGGATGCTACAGTTATTTCTCAAAAACACTGGCCATCAGGTTGGCCCCTCACCTCATTCTTGACTGACCTTAAAGGAATAGGACAGTCAAAAAATCCTCTGGTCAGCTCTAGGGCTCTTAGCTGGACTGATAAAGAGGGTAATAGGGGAACTGTCACTCCTTTCGTTGTTCCTGACCTCCCTGTTAACCTATGGGGCCGAGATATTTTGAGTCAAATTGAAGTTATTCTTGCCAGTCCCAATTCCATGGTGACTCACCAAATGCTGCGTATGAATTTTGTCCCTGGTACaggccttgggagactgagacaaggaCTGGTTGAGCCCATACAAcccacacaaaaaacaaatacgTATGGACTTGGGTATTCGGATTTTTAGTGTCGGTCCCTGACCCTCCTGTACCCCATGCAGATAAGATTATTTGGGAGACTCAGACTCCTGTGTGGGTGGATCAGTGGCCCCTTACCCAAGAAAAGTTGGAGGCTGCCTCCAAGTTAGTGCAGGAACAGCTGGCAGCCGGCCATGCAGAGCCCTCAACCTCACCATGGAATACTCCTATTTTTGTTATCAAGAAAAAATCAGGCAAGTGGCGCCTTTTACAAGATTTGCGTGCCATTAATAAAGTTATGCGCCCGATGGGAGCACTACAGCCAGGCATTCCCACACCAGTGGCTATTCCCAAAAACTATTGTAAAATGGTTATTGACTTAAAAGATTGCTTTTTCACCATTCCTTTACATCCCGGGGATAGACCCTATTTTGCCTTTAGTCTCCCTCGCATTAATTTTCAGGGCCCTATGCAGAGATTTCAATGGAAGGTTCTTCCCCAAGGTATGGGCAACAGCCCTAGTCTTTGCCAAAAATATGTCGCTCAGGCAGTAGACCCTGTGAGAGAGCGATGgccacaaatttatattttacattatatggATGATTTGTTAATTGCTGCACCTAATACCTATGATCTTAATAATTGTTACTTGGACCTTTACAAAGCCCTCGCTGCCTTGGGACTACAGATAGCTCCTGATAAGGTTCAAACACAGGACCCTTATACCTATTTGGGCCTTAAACTTCAAGATAATCAAATCCAAATTCCTAAAATACAACTACGTGTGGACCATCTT
This portion of the Marmota flaviventris isolate mMarFla1 chromosome 6, mMarFla1.hap1, whole genome shotgun sequence genome encodes:
- the LOC114102735 gene encoding endogenous retrovirus group K member 24 Gag polyprotein-like isoform X1, which produces MTHDTRSQTDKPAQTEDKDLEEDQEEEAGDGQEEDQDSEDEEPTSRQEGTQGAYKKLSLRFLEKLKKACVHYGPTAPYTLALLESQSAQWLTPNDWKFLARATLSAGDFLLWNADFKEHCRETVQKNLTKASSKSWTYVKLVGNAPFDTNAKQARFPAGLLAQIQMAGLHAWRHLPQKGSATTSLAKIRQGPDEPYSDFVARLNLAAERLLGPSESESTFVKHLAFENANPACQDVLRPHKDKGELSDFIRLCAGVGAAHAMGLAIGAAFTKAFRNPGSRTCFTCKQLGHFARECPTGKQGLGTTSSQTGAKPPPATLCPRCGKGRHWANECRSKTNALGQPISSRFSGNSFHGQPLAPTSPRGGQTQGQ